From the Vibrio tubiashii ATCC 19109 genome, the window TGCTTAGCGATCTGTTTGTAGGTATCAGGTTGTTGGTAACGGAAAGCGTAATCTTCGATTTCCCACTTTAACTGACCGATACCAAGGCGGTTCGCTAGTGGGGCATAGATGTTGGTACACTCTTGAGCAGCTGCTCGGCGTACCTCATCTGGCGCTTTCTTCACTTCAATCAGATTACAGATGCGCTCAGCAAGTTTGATAACGACGCAGCGGAAATCATCCACCATCGCAAGTAGCATGCGACGTACGTTGTCGACCTGAGAAGAGGCAGCACTGCCTTCAAGGGTCACGTTCAGTTGACCAAGTGCGGCCATCTCTTCAACACCATCAATCAGCTTAATGGTCTCTTTACCGAAATCTTCTTCGAACTGCTCTCGGCTATACGCGCCGCTCGACACGAGCGGAAACAACAATGCAGCGACAAGGGTCGCTTTGTCCATCGACAGAGTAATAAGGATTTCGATCATTTCACGCCCGCGCCACAAGAGTAGCTGGCCTTGATCGTTATCTTGTAAAATCGCCTCACCCTGGAGGTAAACTTCTTTTAAGCGCTTAGCCACTTTAGGGTCTTGCCCTAAGCTAGAAATCCACTTATCTAGCTCAAACTGTTCGTCTTGATTTAAATGTGCGCTTCTTACCGCAACCATTATTTTCGTCCTGTTATTTTTCTATTTTCGAACTGCCCCTGTTCAGACTGCCGACTAGTAGGGAAGTTCGTTTTAATCCTTTACAAAGAGCGCCATAGATTCTAAATGGCTTGTATGCGGAAACATATCGAGCATACCTAATTTTTGTAATTTGTAGCCTTGATTGAGCAAGCTTTGTGAGTCTCTGGCAAGCGTCGCTGGATTACACGACACATATACCACTCGGCTCGCACCCAAAACAGAAATCTGTTCGATGATACCGCTTGCCCCTGCTCTTGCTGGATCAAGCAGTATTTTATCAAATTTTTCGGCTGCCCAGGGCTGACCAGACACATCTTGTTCCAAATTGGCCTGGTAGAAAGCGGTGTTATTGATACCGTTAACTTGGGCATTGTTGGCGGCTTTTTCAACCATGACATCGACGCCTTCCACCCCGACGACACTCGCCACTTGTTTTGCCATTGGCAAACTAAAATTACCCAAACCACAAAACAGGTCTAATACTCTATCTTGCTCACTCAACTCAAGCCAAGACAACGCTTGCTCTACCATGGCTTGATTGACGTTCCGGTTTACTTGAATAAAGTTGTTTGGCTCAAACGGTATTGTCACACCCGCTTCTATATAATGAGCCGATTCACCCACCACTCGATTAAGCTGATCGCTTTCCGGCATCAGATATAAACTCGCCTGATTTTCTGCCGCGAACTGCTCCAGCAGTTTTTTCTCACTCTCTTTGAGGGCTTTTAGATGGCGCAGTACAATCACTTTGGTATTGTCGCCTTTAACTAGTTCCACATGACCGATGTTCTCTTGGTTGGAGAAACCACTGAGCAGGTCATAAAGTGGCGCTAATAAATTATCCAGTTCGGTATCTAAAACAGGACAATGGGTTACAGTGACAATGTCTTTGCTTTGCTTCTTGCGAAAGCCAAACTCAAGCTGACGAGTTTTCTTGTTCAGCTTGATGCTAACGCGGGCACGGCGGCGATAACCACGCTCATCTCCCACAACAGGCGCGCTTAGTGCGACGCTTTGCCCAGCAAATTTACTCATCAATTGACTCAGCGTTTGCTGCTTGTACTCTTGCTGCGCCTCTACAGATAAATGCTGCATATTACAGCCGCCACACTCTGCGTAATGTTGGCAAAATGGCGCTATGCGTTGTTCGCTAGCTTTTTGAATCTTAATTAACTTGGCACGGGCAAACTTGCTCTTACTTTCTGTCAGCTGAGCAAGAACTTGTTCACCTGGCAAAGCACCTTCTATAAAAATGGGCTTTTTATTCTGGTAGGCCATACCTGCGCCGTGATGATCCAACTTTTCAATCGTCAGCGATTGGTGTTTGGTATTCAGTTGAGTTTTCTTCTTTGGTTGGAAAAAACGCGCCATGCTTTGTGCCTACTATTGATGACCTTACGGCCTATTGCTCGAATTGCTGCTTGTGTCCCAAGCTTTTACGCTTGAATCATTGTCTGAGCCGACTGAGTTGATTATGCTTAGTAACCTTAGCTTGGAATAACCTAAGCCTGCTAGCACGCTCCTTTTAGCGCCTAACTTTGTCAAAATCACCGCAATAGACCAGCTATTGACTTGTGATTTTTCCTCGTTATGCATCTAAAATTATCGTACTAGCCTGTAAGAACATGGGCTCACGGAAGAAAATCTCTATGACTTTCTTATCCCAAGCTAAGGTTATCGATTCGACGGCTTCTTTTATTTTGGAAGTTATTTTCCCATATCCACACCACGATGTTTAGACAATAATGACAAGATATGGCTTACGCGCCCGCGTTATTACTCTTACCTTAGCGCCGACGCTAATTATCGGACTGCTTCTGAGTGCTTTTTTCTCTTTCAACCGCTATCACGACTTAGAAAAGCAGGTTATCAATTCAGGATTAAGTATTATCGAACCGCTGGCGATCGCCAGTGAAGATGGATTAAAGAATAACAGCCGCGAATCGGTACGCCGCATCATAAGCTACGCCCATCGTAAGAATTCTAAATTTGTTCGCAGTATCGCGGTGTTTGACTACAACCACGAACTGTTTGTTACTTCTAACTTCCATCCAAACTTTGAATTACTGACGTTTCCGCGCAATGCGCCTATTCCGTTGTTAGTCAGTTCAGATTTACAAGAAAACACTCTCATTCTTCGCGCCCCTGTCATTGCTGAATCAGGGCTTGTCGCGACGATGAAAGGGCCAAACGCCAACCCAGCTCTCGGCTATGTGGCTATTGAGCTCGATTTATCCTCGCTGCGTTTACAACAGTATCAAGAAATTTTCTCTGCGTTTTTAGTCTTGCTGATTGGCTTAGGTTTATCTGCCGTCTTTGCTTATCGCTTGATGTATGACGTGACACGACCAATTTCGCATATGAAAAACATGGTTGACCGGATTCGTCGTGGTCACCTCGATGTACGTATCGAAGGCAAGATGCACGGGGAGCTAGACTCGCTGAAAAACGGTATCAACGCGATGGCAGTGTCGCTATCAGAGTACCATGTGGAAATGCAGCACAGTATTGACCAAGCGACTTCTGATTTGCGAGAAACCTTAGAGCAGTTGGAAATTCAAAACGTCGAGCTAGATATCGCGAAAAAGCGCGCCCAAGAAGCGGCAAGGGTTAAATCAGAGTTCTTAGCTAACATGTCTCATGAGCTACGCACGCCACTTAACGGTGTGATTGGTTTCACTCGTCAAATGCTGAAAACGACCCTGACTAATAGCCAAACGGATTATCTACAAACGATCGAGAAATCGGCCAATAACCTACTCAATATCATCAATGATATTCTCGACTTTTCGAAGCTTGAGGCGGGTAAACTGGCTCTGGAAAATATCCCATTTGATTTCCAAGGCTCGCTTGAAGAAGTGGTTAGCTTGCAAGCCACCAGCGCCCATGAAAAAGGGCTCGAACTGACACTGAAAGTTGATCCTAAGATCCCAACCGGACTGGTTGGCGACCCATTACGTATTCAACAAGTTCTGACTAACCTTGTCGGTAACTCGATTAAATTTACTGAACGCGGCAATATCGATATTAGCGTCGAACTACGCTCACAAAGAGATGACTCGGTTGAACTGCAATTTATGGTACGCGACACAGGTATCGGTATTTCCGAACGCCAGCAATCGCAGCTATTCCAAGCCTTTAGCCAAGCTGACGCCAGCATTTCAAGACGCTATGGCGGTACAGGGCTAGGCCTTGTAATCACCCAGAAACTGGTCAGCCAAATGGGGGGCGAAATCAGCCTAACGAGCCGATTGCATCAAGGTTCGACGTTCTGGTTTACGCTACGACTCTCTTCTACAGACATGCCTGTCAGCGACCTGATTGAAACTCAAGTGCTACGCCAACGCACCTTGCTGTTGGTTGAGCCAAATATGCAAGCGGCGTCTGTTATTCAGCAAACCTTGGTACAAGAGGGCTTGGTAGTGACCTATCGCTCATCTTTGCCAGAAGAGGCGGAAAGCTTTGACTATGTGCTTCTCAACCTTTCACCAAGCAAAGACAACGATACTTCGTCAGTTCAATTGATGGTTGAGCAAGCCATGCGCTGCGCACCTCATGTGGTCGTGGGTACACCAAGTACCACGCTTGCACTGTCAGATCATTTGATTCAGAAATACCACATTCACTGTATTACTAAACCGTTATCGCGTCGAAAACTGCTGCAAACCCTAGCGGCTAATCAAGAGAGTATTCCTCTGCTTGAAAGCCCACAAGAAAACCGCGAAACATTGCCACTGCGAGTGATGGCAGTCGACGATAACCCAGCTAACTTGAAGCTGATCAGCGCCCTACTCCAAGAGCGAGTGGAAAGTGTGATTACTTGCACTAATGGTGTCGATGCGGTCAAGCAAGCGGAAGTTCAGCATTTTGATATCATCTTGATGGACATCCAAATGCCGCATATGGATGGTGTGACCGCGTGTGGCAAGATCAAACAAACTGAGCTCAACGCATATACGCCTGTTATAGCGGTAACCGCTCATGCGATGAGTGGTGAGCGCGACCGCTTACTTCAGGCAGGTATGGATGACTACCTCACCAAGCCGATCGAAGAGCATGTGCTGCAACAAGTCTTGATGCATTGGAACCCTCATACCAACGAGCAAGAGCTTGAGAAACTCGAAATTACTTCAAGCCCTGTGACTATCGAAGCACAGGAGGAAGAAACGACTCAAATTGAGCACAGCAATATGATCATTGATTGGCAAGCCGCCCTTAAACAGTCTGCCAATAAAGAAGATCTAGCACGTGACATGCTCAAGATGTTGGTTGATTACATTCCTGAAGTGAACGCGATTGTTGAAGGCGCTCTTGAAGATGATCATTTTGATACCGAACAGCTCATTCATCACGTACACAAGCTACATGGCAGCAGCTCTTATTGTGGAGTTCCGCGCTTAAAAAATGTCTGTGCTACGATAGAGAAAACTCTTCGTTCAGGTGCTGCGGTTGAGGACATTGAACCTGAGTTATTCGAGCTGCAAGATGAGATGGAAAAAGTGGTTGCGAGCGCACAGCCCTATTTGGAGAATTAGAAAGCTAGAAAGCTAGAAAGCTAGAGAGCTAAAATTTAACTCTCTAGAATAACCGTTGCGACTGCGTAGTGCCGTTCATCAGAAATAGACAGGTGGATATGATCCACCTGTTTTTGTTTGGCAATTTCCAGTGCCTTACCTGTAAGGTTTAACACTGGTTTACCCAACTCGTCGTTGGTTATTTCAAAGTCATGGAAACTCACACCCAACGCAATCCCAGTGCCAAGCGCTTTGGATGCAGCCTCTTTCGCTGCGAAGCGTTTTGCAAGAAATCTTCCTTGCTGCTTAAGCGTCGAAAACTTCTCTAATTCAGCTTGAGTCAAGATACGCTTAGCAAATGGCTCACCACTTCGATCCAGAGCCTTTTCAACTCGTTCAATCTCCGCGATGTCTGTTCCTAGACCTACAATTGCCATGTTTAGCGACGCGCTTCAACCATGATGGCTTTCATGTCCGCCACTGCTTTGTGTAAACCGTCGAACACTGCTCGGCCAATAATCGAGTGACCGATGTTAAGCTCAAATATTTCCGGAATAGCAGCAATTGGCGCCACATTGTGGTAAGTCAGACCGTGCCCAGCATTTACTGTGATACCTAGATCATCAGCATAGCTTGCACCTGCTGCGATCTTCTTCAGCTCATCTTGCTGATCTTCTTCAGTTTCTGCGTCTGCATAGTGACCAGTGTGCAGTTCAATAAACGGTGCGCCACACGCTTTTGCTGCATCAATTTGCTCGCGGTCTGCATCAATGAACAGAGACACTTTAATGCCAGCTTCAGTGAGTGTTTGAGTCGCCGCTTTTACTTTCTCAAGATGCCCAGCAACATCTAAACCACCTTCTGTCGTTAGCTCTTCACGTTTTTCAGGTACCAAACATACGTACTCAGGCTTGGTCTTAAGCGCAATCTCAACCATTTCGTCAGTTACTGCCATTTCGAGATTCATACGCGTTTGTAGCGTTTCACGCAGAATACGAACATCGCGATCAACAATATGACGACGGTCTTCACGCAGGTGAATCGTAATACCATCCGCGCCAGCACGCTCTGCAATTTCAGCGGCATGCACAGGATCTGGATACTTAGTACCACGTGCGTTACGTAACGTCGCGATGTGGTCGATATTAACACCTAGGTAGATTGAGCTCATTTTCCAATACTCCGTTTGGGAACCATGCTAAGAAAGAGTTCCCTGCTTTTTAATGGTTTGCCGCCAAGATACGGCTTTAATGCTATACGTGTAAAGCGTTTTGCCGCTTTAAGTTGTTCTTTTGTGGTAAATCGACGTTCACTGATTGCAATCAGTTCACTGCCATAGAAGGTAAGGTTGTCCTTGCGCACAGAAGCGATAAAACCTTTTTGCTCGCGGTAGCGATAAGTCATGCTGGCTTCTACTGGCTCTCCCGTCCCAGCACAGTGCATGAAATCAACGCCATAGCCCATCGCAGATAGCAGTGCGAGTTCAAATCTTCTCAGGGCGGGTTCAGGGTTTTCACACTGTGCCAGCTCCGTCAAGGCGTGTAGATAATCATGAAATAGCGCTGGCATGGCCACTTCTGCCATCAGCACTCGCCCAACCAGCTCATTCACGTACATACCTGAATAGAGATTGATGCCGGTCAGAGGTAACCCAAGGCTTATTGGCTCGGCTTGGCGCAAGGTCTTCATTGAACCATTCCCCGACCATTTAAGTAACAACGGGGTAAAAGGTTGCAATGCGCCTTTGAGGTTCGAGCGTTTGCTACGAGCCCCCTTTGACATTAAAGTCACCCGCCCATACTCCTCACTAAACACATCAAGAATTAAGCTCGATTCGCTGTAAGGACGGCGGTGTAACACAAAGCAACGCTGTAAACCTTCAGAGGACATAAAATCTGCCAGACAAATATGAAACCAATATTAACGAGAGATGACTTAATCGTATCTTAAATAATTACTAAATAATCAGCATAATAAAAATAAGGAGCCATAGGGCTCCTTATTTCTTCTTATTCGGAGCGAAGCACGAGCCTCGCAAACCTTATAGATCGTCAATGTAGCCAAGAGAGCGTAGTGCTCGCTCGTCATCCGCCCAACCTGATTTCACTTTTACCCAAGTCTCTAGGTAAACCTTACGGCCGAACAGTTCTTCCATATCTAGGCGTGCTTCACGACCAATCGTTTTGATCTTCTCGCCGCCCTTACCAATCACCATCTTCTTCTGACCAAGACGCTCAACCAAAATTAGGGCATTGATGTGGAAGCCGTCAGTCTCCGGGTTGTAATCGAAACGCTCGATTTCAACCGTTACCGAGTAAGGCAGTTCTTCGCCAGTAAAGCGCATCAGCTTTTCACGCACAATCTCTGAAGCCATAAAGCGCTGAGAGCGGTCAGTCACGTACTCTTCAGGGAAATGGTGCGTCGCTTTAGGTAGATGGTCACGTACATGCTTACGCAAAACGTCAATGTTCTTGCCGTGTTTAGCCGAGATAGGCACAACATCAACAAAGTCCATTTTTCTCGACACCTCTTGCATGTGCATCATGACTTCGTTGCGGTCTTGAACAACATCGACCTTATTGACACAAAGTACGACAGGGAAGTTGGACTTCTGCAGCTTAGTCAGAACCATTTCATCATCAGCAGTCCAATGCGTACCGTCCACTAGGAAGAATACAAGGTTTACATCACTGAGTGATGAGTTAGCCGCACGGTTCATCAAGCGGTTAATTGCACGTTTCTCTTCAATGTGCAGGCCTGGAGTATCAACAAAAATCGCTTGGTAATCCCCTTCCGTATCAACACCCATAATGCGGTGACGAGTTGTCTGAGGTTTACGAGAAGTAATCGAAATCTTCTGGCCAAGAATACGGTTAAGAAGTGTTGATTTACCTACGTTCGGACGACCAACGATCGCCACAAAACCACAGTGTTGGTTTTCTGGCGAACTTGTTTGCTCGTCACTCGATGAGAAAAACGCATCGATATCAAATTCATTGTTGTCAGTTGAATCAGTCATTGGTCAATTGCTCTAGTGCTAATTCAGCAGCCGCTTGTTCTGCCTTGCGGCGGCTGGTGCCTTTACCAATAACAGGCTGTCCAATACCTGCCACTTCGCACGAAACCGTAAACTCTTGGTTGTGTGCTTCACCTTTAATATTAGTCACTGTGTAAGCAGGTAGCGGTTTTCTTCGCCCTTGAAGGAACTCTTGAAGACGCGTTTTCGGGTCTTTTTGTGAAACACCCGGCTTGATAGCATCAAGACGCGTTTTGTACCAGCTAAGAATAATGCCGCGTACTACTTCGATATCGCTATCAAGGTAGATGGCACCAATAATCGCTTCCACAGCATCGGCAAGAATTGAATCACGACGGAAACCGCCACTTTTTAATTCACCTGGACCTAATTTTAAGTGATCTCCTAGTTCGAATTCACGACCTAGTTCCGCCAGTGTATTGCCACGTACTAATGTGGCACGCATGCGGCTCATGTCCCCTTCATTCACTTTAGGGAAACGGTGATAAAGATCATCAGCAATGACAAAACTTAAAATTGAATCGCCCAGAAACTCAAGACGCTCGTTATGTTTTCCATTAGCACTGCGGTGAGTCAGCGCTAAACTGATTAGCTCAGCATCGTTAAATTGATAGCCGAGTTTTTTCTCTAGTTTTGCAGTAGGAGAATTCATGCTCTCTCAATAATTTAATTA encodes:
- the era gene encoding GTPase Era; amino-acid sequence: MTDSTDNNEFDIDAFFSSSDEQTSSPENQHCGFVAIVGRPNVGKSTLLNRILGQKISITSRKPQTTRHRIMGVDTEGDYQAIFVDTPGLHIEEKRAINRLMNRAANSSLSDVNLVFFLVDGTHWTADDEMVLTKLQKSNFPVVLCVNKVDVVQDRNEVMMHMQEVSRKMDFVDVVPISAKHGKNIDVLRKHVRDHLPKATHHFPEEYVTDRSQRFMASEIVREKLMRFTGEELPYSVTVEIERFDYNPETDGFHINALILVERLGQKKMVIGKGGEKIKTIGREARLDMEELFGRKVYLETWVKVKSGWADDERALRSLGYIDDL
- the barA gene encoding two-component sensor histidine kinase BarA yields the protein MTRYGLRARVITLTLAPTLIIGLLLSAFFSFNRYHDLEKQVINSGLSIIEPLAIASEDGLKNNSRESVRRIISYAHRKNSKFVRSIAVFDYNHELFVTSNFHPNFELLTFPRNAPIPLLVSSDLQENTLILRAPVIAESGLVATMKGPNANPALGYVAIELDLSSLRLQQYQEIFSAFLVLLIGLGLSAVFAYRLMYDVTRPISHMKNMVDRIRRGHLDVRIEGKMHGELDSLKNGINAMAVSLSEYHVEMQHSIDQATSDLRETLEQLEIQNVELDIAKKRAQEAARVKSEFLANMSHELRTPLNGVIGFTRQMLKTTLTNSQTDYLQTIEKSANNLLNIINDILDFSKLEAGKLALENIPFDFQGSLEEVVSLQATSAHEKGLELTLKVDPKIPTGLVGDPLRIQQVLTNLVGNSIKFTERGNIDISVELRSQRDDSVELQFMVRDTGIGISERQQSQLFQAFSQADASISRRYGGTGLGLVITQKLVSQMGGEISLTSRLHQGSTFWFTLRLSSTDMPVSDLIETQVLRQRTLLLVEPNMQAASVIQQTLVQEGLVVTYRSSLPEEAESFDYVLLNLSPSKDNDTSSVQLMVEQAMRCAPHVVVGTPSTTLALSDHLIQKYHIHCITKPLSRRKLLQTLAANQESIPLLESPQENRETLPLRVMAVDDNPANLKLISALLQERVESVITCTNGVDAVKQAEVQHFDIILMDIQMPHMDGVTACGKIKQTELNAYTPVIAVTAHAMSGERDRLLQAGMDDYLTKPIEEHVLQQVLMHWNPHTNEQELEKLEITSSPVTIEAQEEETTQIEHSNMIIDWQAALKQSANKEDLARDMLKMLVDYIPEVNAIVEGALEDDHFDTEQLIHHVHKLHGSSSYCGVPRLKNVCATIEKTLRSGAAVEDIEPELFELQDEMEKVVASAQPYLEN
- the rnc gene encoding ribonuclease III — protein: MNSPTAKLEKKLGYQFNDAELISLALTHRSANGKHNERLEFLGDSILSFVIADDLYHRFPKVNEGDMSRMRATLVRGNTLAELGREFELGDHLKLGPGELKSGGFRRDSILADAVEAIIGAIYLDSDIEVVRGIILSWYKTRLDAIKPGVSQKDPKTRLQEFLQGRRKPLPAYTVTNIKGEAHNQEFTVSCEVAGIGQPVIGKGTSRRKAEQAAAELALEQLTND
- the acpS gene encoding holo-ACP synthase produces the protein MAIVGLGTDIAEIERVEKALDRSGEPFAKRILTQAELEKFSTLKQQGRFLAKRFAAKEAASKALGTGIALGVSFHDFEITNDELGKPVLNLTGKALEIAKQKQVDHIHLSISDERHYAVATVILES
- the pdxJ gene encoding pyridoxine 5'-phosphate synthase, with the protein product MSSIYLGVNIDHIATLRNARGTKYPDPVHAAEIAERAGADGITIHLREDRRHIVDRDVRILRETLQTRMNLEMAVTDEMVEIALKTKPEYVCLVPEKREELTTEGGLDVAGHLEKVKAATQTLTEAGIKVSLFIDADREQIDAAKACGAPFIELHTGHYADAETEEDQQDELKKIAAGASYADDLGITVNAGHGLTYHNVAPIAAIPEIFELNIGHSIIGRAVFDGLHKAVADMKAIMVEARR
- the recO gene encoding DNA repair protein RecO; amino-acid sequence: MSSEGLQRCFVLHRRPYSESSLILDVFSEEYGRVTLMSKGARSKRSNLKGALQPFTPLLLKWSGNGSMKTLRQAEPISLGLPLTGINLYSGMYVNELVGRVLMAEVAMPALFHDYLHALTELAQCENPEPALRRFELALLSAMGYGVDFMHCAGTGEPVEASMTYRYREQKGFIASVRKDNLTFYGSELIAISERRFTTKEQLKAAKRFTRIALKPYLGGKPLKSRELFLSMVPKRSIGK
- the rlmD gene encoding 23S rRNA (uracil(1939)-C(5))-methyltransferase RlmD, whose translation is MARFFQPKKKTQLNTKHQSLTIEKLDHHGAGMAYQNKKPIFIEGALPGEQVLAQLTESKSKFARAKLIKIQKASEQRIAPFCQHYAECGGCNMQHLSVEAQQEYKQQTLSQLMSKFAGQSVALSAPVVGDERGYRRRARVSIKLNKKTRQLEFGFRKKQSKDIVTVTHCPVLDTELDNLLAPLYDLLSGFSNQENIGHVELVKGDNTKVIVLRHLKALKESEKKLLEQFAAENQASLYLMPESDQLNRVVGESAHYIEAGVTIPFEPNNFIQVNRNVNQAMVEQALSWLELSEQDRVLDLFCGLGNFSLPMAKQVASVVGVEGVDVMVEKAANNAQVNGINNTAFYQANLEQDVSGQPWAAEKFDKILLDPARAGASGIIEQISVLGASRVVYVSCNPATLARDSQSLLNQGYKLQKLGMLDMFPHTSHLESMALFVKD